Part of the Arthrobacter sp. MMS18-M83 genome is shown below.
TCCAGCCATCCATCACCTTCACTTTCGGGGGAGTTCGCACCAACACCGACGGCGAGGCCCTTGACTACGACGGCCGGCCGATCCCCGGCCTCTACGCAGCCGGAGCCGACATCGGAGGGCTGTCCAACTACGGCTACGCCGGAGGCCTTGCACCGGGATACATCACCGGACGCTGGGCAGGGCGAACCGCATCCCAACAGGCTGCCGCCGTTCAGCTGAGGCGCTGTCCGGCACTGATCAACGCAGCACAATCAACGACACACGGAGAGACAGCATGACCACAACCGCAGATGTCCTCGTCATCGGCGGCGGCGGCTCGGGATTGAGCGCGGCCATCTCCGCAGCGACCAGCGGAGCCACTGTGATCCTGCTCGAAAAATGCCCCAAGGTCGGCGGCAGCACCGCAATGTCGGTCGGGTCATTCACGGCGGCGAACACTTCCTACCAGTACCGCGCCGGCGTCAACGACAGCATCGAGCTGTTCGTCGCGGACATGAAGGTCGCCAACGGCCAATTCGAGGACCGCGAAAACAAGGAGTTGCGCAGGATCCTGGCCGAGAACGCCGGAACCACCGTGGAATGGCTGTCCAGTATCGGGGTGCAGTTCCTCGGCCCGACGCCGGAGCCGCCCTACGAGAAGCCGCGGATGCACAACGTCCTGCCGAACTCCTCCGCCTACGCCTCGGCACTGCTGCGGGAATGCAAGAAGCGCGGCGTCGAGGTGCGCACATCCATGCGCGTGGACAAGCTCCTGCGGAACGCGGCGGGCGAGATCATCGGAGCCCGGGCGAACGGCACCGACTTCTTCGGCCGCCGCGGCGTCATCCTGGCCACCGGAGACTACTCCGCCTCCACCGAGATGAAAGCCGAGTTCGTCGGAGAAGCCGCCGCCAAGATTCCCCCTGTAAACCCCAACAACACCGGAGACGGGTTCAAGCTGGGCACCGACGCAGGCGGAGTCATGATCCAGATGGACCGGCTCTACGAGGGACTGCGGTTCGCCCCCTCAACACGACCAGACCCGATCAAGATCCTGCCCTCGCACCCGCTGTTGTCCAAGGCCATGCGCCTCGTTGTCGAACGGCTGCCGAAGAAGCTGCTCGCTTACGTCATCCGTGGCGCCCTGACCAGTTGGGTGGGCCCGAACAACACGATGTATCAGGCTGGTGCCATCTTGATAGGGCATTCCGGGAAACGAATAGCCAACGAGGATTCCGACAAACTCATGGCGCGCGCCGCAGCCGCTGATGAGAAGAACACTGCCTTCATGATCTTCGATGAACGCGTGGCGAAGAAGTTTTCCGCGTGGCCCCATCCCGTTTCGACCTTCCCCGGCGTAGCCTACGCCTACGTCGACGACTACAAGCGATTCCGCCCCGACGTCTACCACCGGGCTGAAACCATCGAGGAGCTCGCCGCGAGCATCGGCGTCGCCACCTCCGTTCTGAAATCCACCGTCGATGAATGGAACGCCGAGGTTGCCAACGGAAAGGACAGCAGGTTTGGCCGGCAGCACCTCGGCGACGGCGTCAGCGAGGGACCGTTCTGCGCCCTGGGCCCGATGAACGCCTACATCACCCTTGCCGACGGCGGCCTCGCCGTTGACACACAGTTGCGCGTGACGCAGGCCGACGGCGAGGCAATACCGGGGCTGTGGGCCGCCGGTTCCACAGGCCAGGGAGGTCTCCAGCTCCTCAACCACGGCCTGCATATCGGGTGGGCGATGGTCTCCGGGCGACTTGCGGGCAGGAACGTCGCCCACGCCCCGGACCGTCTCGACCTCCAGTCGGTGGAGACGGCCGCAGAATACTCAGCAGGAACTCGCGTACCGCCTCTGGGAGACGGGATGACGGGACGTTTAGCAAGCAGATGCGAGCGAGACCGGAAGCCTGCGTCCTGACAGTCCGCGGGGGCGTACAGCCAACTTTTCGGCGAGCTTGCCGAAGGCTCGGGCCGCAGGGTCTTCGGGATCGGCGACGACCACGGGCACCCCGGAATCGCCTCCCGCGCGCAGCCCGGTGCTGAAGGGGATCGAGGCGAGGAGCGGCACCTCTGCGCCGGACGCGGAGAGCCTGGCTGCGACCGCGGCCCCGCCGCCGGCGCCGAACGGTTCGAAGGCGGTGCCGTCGGCGAGCTGCATCGGAGACATGGTTTCGACGACCCCAATGACACGCTGGTTTAATTCGCGGGCCAGGATGCCGCTGCGCACCGCGACGCCCGAGGCGGCCGGCTGCGGCGTCGTCACAACGATGACTTCTGCGTGCGGCAGGATCTGCCCCACCGAAATCGCAATGTCGCCGGTGCCCGGCGGCAAGTCGAGGAGCAGCACGTCGAGGTCACCGAAGTAGACATCGGTGAGGAACTGCTCGAGCGTGCGGTGCAGCATTGGCCCGCGCCAGGACACCGCTGTGTCCTCGGCGCCCTCCGGCAGGAACATGCCGATCGATACCGCCCTGACGTCGTGCGCGATAGGCGGCAACACAAGGTTGTCAATGCGGGTGGGCCTGGTGACCTTTCCCTCGTCGTCGAAGAGTCCCAGGAGCCCGGGGATCGAGAACCCGTGCACGTCGGCGTCGATGAGCCCCACCCGCAGCCCGCGCGCAGCCATCGCTGCGGCGAGGTTGGCCGTCACGGTGGACTTTCCGACCCCGCCTTTGCCGCTGGAGACTGCGATAACGCGGGTGAGCGAGTCCGCGGTGAACGGCATGCTCGCCCGGCTGCGTCCCTCGCGCAGCTTCGCGGTGAGCGCCGCGCGCTCTTCCGCGGTCATCACCCCGACGTCGATGCGCACCTCTTCGACGCCGACGACCGCGTGGGCCGCCGCGCGCACGTCCCGCTTGATACGGTCGGCGGAGGGGCACGTCGAGATGGTCAGGGTGATGCCGACGACGGCGACACCGCCTTTGACCTCGACGCTCTTGATCATGCCGAGGTCGGCAAGGGGGCGGCGCAATTCGGGATCGCTGACTCGCCCCACGGCCTCGCGTACGGCGGCTGCGAGGTCTGTGCTCGAGTTCTCCATGTCGATGTTGATCCGCTCAGCCGGCCGCGACGCCGGCGGCGCGGAGCATGTCGGCGCGGTCGTGCAGCTTGATGCGCTCGCGACCCGCTGCCTCACCGGCCTCGTACTCGGCCTGCTCGAGCACCCGCCAGGCGGCCCAGTCCACCACCGGCACCCCGCGGGAGCGCAGCAGCTGGTCGACGACGGCGGCCGGAGTCGCCGTCGACGCCCAGCCTTCTGCGGTGACGTCCTGAAGGATCGAAGTGACGGTCTCGGACGCGCAGCGGCGATTGGTGCCCACCACGCCCGAGGGGCCGCGCTTGATCCAGCCGGCCACATACACGCCGGGCAGCACGTTCCCGCCGTCGGCGACCCGCGAGTCGAGGTGGGCAATGGTACCGGACGCCTCGTCGAAGGGCAGGCCGTCGATGGCCGCGCCCCGGTAGCCGACCGAGCGAAGCACCAGCTCGGTTTCGAGTGTTTCAGTGACACTGGGGTCGCTGGTCTTCGCCAGGCGAATGGCCAAGGCCGATTCGTCACCGATCAGTTCAAGCGGCGTGCGGTCGAACAGGAACCGGATCGCCGTGCGACGCCCCAGCACCCCTCGCTCGGCAGCCTTGGCAAAGGTGGCAAGCAAGCGCCTGGATGACGGGTCAGCGTCGGCGTGCGCCTGCTGCTGAGCGTCGAGCTCGAGGTCTGCCGGATCGATGATGACGTCACAACTCTCCACTTCCAGCAGCTCGATGAACTCCTTGTTCGTGAACTTCGCGAAAGCGGGTCCGCGGCGGCCGATCACCACAATCTCGCGGTACGTGCTCGCTGCAAAGGTGTCGACAATATGCTCGGGCACATCCGTGGCGCGGAGAGCCTCGGGCGTGTGGGCGAGCATACGGGCCGCGTCGAGCGCCACGTTGCCGACTCCGATGATGACCGCACGGTTTCCGTTGAGCACGAAGGCATCGCTCGCACTGTCGGGGTGGCCCTGGTACCAGGACACAAAGTCGCGCACGGCATGCACGCCACCTAGTTCCTCGCCCGGTATGCCGAGGTTTCGGTCGACCTGTGCCCCACTGGCGAAGACGACCGCGTCGTAGTTCGCACGGAGCTCGTCAAGCGTAATGTCGGTGCCGACGTGCACGTTGCCGAGGAAGCGCACGCCCGGGGTCTCGTCGAATACCTCGGCGAACGAGGCGGCTATCGACTTGACCTTGGGATGGTCGGGCGCCACACCGTAGCGAACCAGGCCGAACGGTGACGGCAGGCGTTCGAACACGTCCACCTCAACCGGGGACTCGGACTCTTCGGTGAGCAGTTGGGCGCAGTACGATCCCGACGGACCGGAACCGATGACGGCGACTCGCAGGGCACTCACGCTCAGCCCCCTGCTCGCGGGGGAAGGGCCGCAATAACATCGACGTCGTAGTCGATCTTGCCGGCCTTGCGTCCGCTCTTGGGCGTCTCGACTTCCTGGAAGAAGCGCTCGTTGATGTCGACGTACTCTTCCTTGGCGTCCCGAAGTTCGGCGTCGTAGAAGACCGCGTCAACCGGGCAGGCCGTCATACAGGCCCCGCAGTCAATGCAGAGATCGGGGTTGATATAGCTCATCCGCCCCCCTTCGAAGATGCAGTCCGCAGGGCACTCCTGCATGCAGCTCTTGTCTTGAATGTCGACGCATGCGTCAGCGATCACGTAGACCATGGTTTTTCCTCTCTTCACACCTTCAGGACAGCGCGGCCGTCAGGCCAGCCGCCCAAGTTTTTCGACAATTGTCTTGGTGGACTCCCCGGTGGCGAGCAGCCTCCGGGCCAGGTTGAGTCCGCGTACCCAGTTCACGGTGACGGCACCACAGACGTCTCCTTTCGCGTCGCTGTGGATAACGGCGGTTTTCCCGCTCCCGGCCAGGTCGCCGACGATAGTGGAACTGCCCTCTGGGTGGCGCCAGCCGATGGTATGGACCTTCCAGTCGTACTGGTGCGACCACACGTAATCGGTGGAGTCATAGGGCACATCGGCCCCTTGGGTGATGGCGGTGGCAACATACCGCGCCTGGTCGCTGGCATTGGTCCAGTGCTCGGCGCGAACCTGCACGCCGCGTCCCGGGTGGGGCCACCGCGCCACGTCGCCGATCGCATACACGTCGTCGGCTCCGACCGCACGAAGGAAGCCGTCGGTCACTACACCGTTATCGAGCGTGAGCCCTGAAGACGCTAGCCATCCCGTCGATGGAATGGAGCCGATGCCGACCACCGCCGTCGAGGTCGCGATGCGACTGCCGTCATCGAGGATGACCGTGAGCTCACCGTCTTGGCCCTGGATGTCAGCGACGCCGACGCCGAAGCGGGTTTGGGCTCCGTGCCGGTGATGCAGTTCCACGAGGCTGCGGGCGATCTCAGGGCCGACGATCCGCGCCATCGGCTCCGCAACGGGATCGACCACCGTGACCTCGCACCCGAAGCCGACGGCAGCGGCAGCGATTTCCGTGCCGATAAAGCCCCCGCCGACCACGACGACGGGCCCGCCCAGCTTCAGACGCGTAGCGATGGCCCGTGAATCTTCAAGGGTTCTGAGCTGGTAAACACCCTTCCCGGGGCGCCAGGGCGAGGGCCGGGCCGAGGCTCCGGTCGCGATGATAAGCACGTCATAGCCGACTGTCGTACCGTCGGCAAGAATGACGACACGTTCGGTTGTGTCGAGGTCGTTTGCCGCGACACCGAGCTTGAGCTCGATATCTGCACCGTCCAGGCTGGCCTTGGTAGCCAGTCGAAAAGACTCGACTGCCTCATCGGACCAGTCGGACGTGAGCAGGTCTTTCGACAGTGGCGGGCGATCGTACGGCAACTCGTTCTCGGACCCGATGAGCGTGATGCGGCCGGTGTGGCCAAGGTTGCGCAGCCCCTCGGCCGCCCGTGTTCCGGCCAACGACGCACCCACAATGACTACGTGGCGGTCGGCTCTTGCTTCGGTCATCGTTGATCCTCGGTGTAGTCGGGCAACGCGACGGTCCCGGTTAGGCCCTCGCAGCAGTTTTCATGTCATCATGTTCATTGAACCGAACAAGTGGTCGCTTCAACGCAACGCATTCAGTATGAGCCGCGGTCCGAACCGGTGTCAAGGAACGTAAGCACGGCCACTGAGCGTTTCCGCCAGGCACCCTCCCGCTCGAATGGCAGCATCCGCCTCTACCTACGCACGATCCCGGTGCGTGGATCACGAGCGCCAGTGAGATAGTCGGTGATCTGGCGCGCGGACTCTTTGACCAGCCCGGCCAGTGATGAGGAGTGTGCGGCGTTGAAGCGCGCCTCGGGCATGGAGATGCCTGCCGAACCGACCACAGTGCCCGCCGGGCCGAAGACCGGCGAGGCGATCGCGATCGCCCCATCGATACGCTCGCCGTGGGTAATTGCATACCCGTCGCTCCTGATCATGGCGAGCCGGTCGAACAGGCTCTGAGGCTCGACCAGGGTGCGATCGGTTGCCGCGTGCAGCGGGCCATGCGCAATGCGGTCCTGGATCTGCGCCGGGAGGAACGCCAGGATCGCCAAACCGCTTGCACCGGCATGGAGCGGGATCTGCTGGCGCATGGGCAGCGTGTAGCGAAGGGGGTGCGACGATTCGACGACGAGTGTGAACATCATCTGCAGTCGCTGCTCGCCGTAGACGGCGAAGAATGAGGACTCGCCGCTCTGCTCCGTGAGTTCCAGAAGCGTGTCCCTGGACACTTCCTGGATCGGGTAGCGTTCCGTCGTCGTCCATGCGAGGCGTAAATATTCGAGGCCGAGGCGGTACGAGCCGTTGGCCGTGCGGCTGACAAGTCCGAGCTTTTCAAGGTCGGCGATGAGGCGGTGCGCGGTGCTCGGGCTCACGTCGAGCCGGCCCGCCAGTTCCCGCACTCCGTGAGTATCCCGGTCGCTGTCAGTCATGAGGGTGAGCAGTTCAATGCCGCGGGCCAAAGGATGCCTGCGTCGGAGCCCCTCGACGGACTCTCGATCTGCCTTCTCTGCCGCACTACTCATCGCTCACCATCCCGTTTCGTAGCCACTTTCAGTGGCTTGACATCCATCTTCGGCGCATGCAATTCTGAAGCGACCGAGAACGGAACACTTGTTCAGTTGAACACAACAGTAGCTCACCGCGAAGCACATATAAAGACATGGCGGCTCAGCCGGTTCGGCGCGGCGAACCCACGGCACCTCAAGGAAATAAGGACAACCATGACCACAAAGCAAAACACCCGGTTTACCAGTTTGGACATGAGATGAGCGGGGCAGGGCGGGTCGCCGTCGTCTCAGGAGGAGCGGCCGGCATTGGACTGTCGATCGCAGAGCGGCTTGCGAAGGACGGGTTCGCGGTCGCCATCCTCACCCGCACCGAGGGTGCGGCCGAGAAGGCTGCCGCAGGCATCGAAGAGACCGGCGGTATCGCCCGCGGCTACCAGGCCGACGTGAGCGACCGCGAACAGGTGGATGCTGCCCTCGCCGCCATCCGCGCCGATCTTGGCCCGCTGTCTGTCATCGTCGCAAACGCCGCCGTCGCTCCGCAGCAGCCTTTCCTTGAAATGACGCTGGAGCAGTGGAACCAGATCCTGACTATCAACCTCACGGGCACTTTCAACCTTGTGCAAGCAGGCCTGCCCGATCTGCTCGACGCCGGCAGCGGACGCGTAGTGCTGATCTCGTCGTCGAGTGCCCAGCGCGGTGCGCCCAGAATGGCACATTACGCTGCGTCGAAGGGCGGACAGTTGGCCCTGACCAAGGCGCTGGCCGTCGAATTCGCCAAATCGGGCGTGACAGTTAACACCGTTGTTCCTTCATCGATCGACACTCCGAGCGTGGAGAAGAAGCGGGCGGCAGGCGCCATGCCCTCGGTCGAGGACATGTCAAAGTACATCCCGGTCGGCCGCATGGGTACCGGCGCCGACATCGCCGCCGCTGTCTCCTACCTTGCCTCCGATGACGCCTCGTACGTGACTGGCCAGACCATCAGCGTCAACGGCGGATCGTTCATCGCATAACGAACAGGAACACAAAAGATGACACAGCTGACACAGCCCCGAATCTCCCCTCGCCCCACCGAAGACTGGGATGCTGAGGTCGACAGCGCGCTCAGCGTGCTCGCCACGCACGGCGCCGGTGGCCAGGCTGCACCGCAGCTCACGCCGGAAACCAGGCCGAAATCCAACATTCTCGGTATCTACGCCTGGCATCCCGAACTCATGCGCGGCTGGATGCCGTACTCGAACCACCTTCGGCACTCGAGCCTTAGCGACCGTGTTCGCGAGATCACGATCATCCGCACCACCTGGCTCGGCTACGGCGAGTACGAGTGGGCGCAGCACGTGCGCATGAGCCGGGCCGCCGGGTGGCTCACCGACGATGAAATCACCGCGCTGTCCGAGGGACCCGACGCAGCCCTCTGGTCGGACAATGACGCCACGCTGGTGCGCGCGATCGACGGGATGTGCCGCCACAAGAACGTGATCGACGAAACCTGGCAGGCGCTCGAAGCGCAATTCAACCGCCAGCAGCTCCTCGATCTGCTCTTCACCGTCGGCACCTACGACTTCCACTGCATGGTGTTCCGCACGATGGGCCTTGAACTCGAGCCCGGCATGGAAAGCTTCCCCGAGGGTCACTCCCCCGAGCCGGCCGAGTGACAGCATTGCATAACTCGGTGAATCGCGGATCGCTCACATGGGCGGTCCGCGATTCATTGCTGCGCTACGTCACGGTGATCGCCCGCGGTTCATACCAGATGGAGGGTGGAGCCACCGTCACCGACGACGGCGCATTCACCTTCCCGCTGCGCAACGCGGTGCACGTGGGGAATGAGTGGCGCTTGTCATTCGAAGGTTCTGTGCGCTTTACGGCGCATCACGGTTTCCTCGATGTCAGAATCGCCGATCCCGAAATTGTCACCGGGCCCGTGGACGGGGTTCTTTCCGTCCGCACCGGCGATGACGGGACGTCGACCACGGCCGTTGCCGCGACGGGCGCGGAAGAGCTTGGGCGCGACGGCACCGATATCGTCTGGACGGCGAACCTCCATCTCCTGGAAACCGGCGTCGAGCTTTTCGGTGGCGTGTACCCCGTGGGAACCGACCTGGCTCCGCTCAACATTCGCGCCTCACTAGACTCATAGGCATGTCCCAAACTTCAGTTGCGTCCAGGCCGTCCGGCGAGCGAAAAAACATACGCGGCCAGGCAACACGGCAACGCATCCTCACCGAGGCAGAGCGACTCTTCGCACAGCACGGCATCTCGTCAGTGCCGCTGCGAGACATCGGCAAGGCTGCGGGGCAACGAAACCACGCGGCCGTGCAGTACCACTTCGGCGAGCGTGAAGAGATCGTGAAAGCGATCATGGAGTACCGCGGCGCGCAGAGCGAAGTCAGCCGCGTCGAGATGGTGGCAAGCCTCATGTTAAGCGGAACTACGC
Proteins encoded:
- a CDS encoding NAD(P)/FAD-dependent oxidoreductase, which produces MTEARADRHVVIVGASLAGTRAAEGLRNLGHTGRITLIGSENELPYDRPPLSKDLLTSDWSDEAVESFRLATKASLDGADIELKLGVAANDLDTTERVVILADGTTVGYDVLIIATGASARPSPWRPGKGVYQLRTLEDSRAIATRLKLGGPVVVVGGGFIGTEIAAAAVGFGCEVTVVDPVAEPMARIVGPEIARSLVELHHRHGAQTRFGVGVADIQGQDGELTVILDDGSRIATSTAVVGIGSIPSTGWLASSGLTLDNGVVTDGFLRAVGADDVYAIGDVARWPHPGRGVQVRAEHWTNASDQARYVATAITQGADVPYDSTDYVWSHQYDWKVHTIGWRHPEGSSTIVGDLAGSGKTAVIHSDAKGDVCGAVTVNWVRGLNLARRLLATGESTKTIVEKLGRLA
- a CDS encoding FAD-dependent oxidoreductase, yielding MSALRVAVIGSGPSGSYCAQLLTEESESPVEVDVFERLPSPFGLVRYGVAPDHPKVKSIAASFAEVFDETPGVRFLGNVHVGTDITLDELRANYDAVVFASGAQVDRNLGIPGEELGGVHAVRDFVSWYQGHPDSASDAFVLNGNRAVIIGVGNVALDAARMLAHTPEALRATDVPEHIVDTFAASTYREIVVIGRRGPAFAKFTNKEFIELLEVESCDVIIDPADLELDAQQQAHADADPSSRRLLATFAKAAERGVLGRRTAIRFLFDRTPLELIGDESALAIRLAKTSDPSVTETLETELVLRSVGYRGAAIDGLPFDEASGTIAHLDSRVADGGNVLPGVYVAGWIKRGPSGVVGTNRRCASETVTSILQDVTAEGWASTATPAAVVDQLLRSRGVPVVDWAAWRVLEQAEYEAGEAAGRERIKLHDRADMLRAAGVAAG
- a CDS encoding SDR family NAD(P)-dependent oxidoreductase, yielding MSGAGRVAVVSGGAAGIGLSIAERLAKDGFAVAILTRTEGAAEKAAAGIEETGGIARGYQADVSDREQVDAALAAIRADLGPLSVIVANAAVAPQQPFLEMTLEQWNQILTINLTGTFNLVQAGLPDLLDAGSGRVVLISSSSAQRGAPRMAHYAASKGGQLALTKALAVEFAKSGVTVNTVVPSSIDTPSVEKKRAAGAMPSVEDMSKYIPVGRMGTGADIAAAVSYLASDDASYVTGQTISVNGGSFIA
- the fdxA gene encoding ferredoxin, whose translation is MVYVIADACVDIQDKSCMQECPADCIFEGGRMSYINPDLCIDCGACMTACPVDAVFYDAELRDAKEEYVDINERFFQEVETPKSGRKAGKIDYDVDVIAALPPRAGG
- a CDS encoding HtaA domain-containing protein — encoded protein: MNRGSLTWAVRDSLLRYVTVIARGSYQMEGGATVTDDGAFTFPLRNAVHVGNEWRLSFEGSVRFTAHHGFLDVRIADPEIVTGPVDGVLSVRTGDDGTSTTAVAATGAEELGRDGTDIVWTANLHLLETGVELFGGVYPVGTDLAPLNIRASLDS
- a CDS encoding P-loop NTPase encodes the protein MENSSTDLAAAVREAVGRVSDPELRRPLADLGMIKSVEVKGGVAVVGITLTISTCPSADRIKRDVRAAAHAVVGVEEVRIDVGVMTAEERAALTAKLREGRSRASMPFTADSLTRVIAVSSGKGGVGKSTVTANLAAAMAARGLRVGLIDADVHGFSIPGLLGLFDDEGKVTRPTRIDNLVLPPIAHDVRAVSIGMFLPEGAEDTAVSWRGPMLHRTLEQFLTDVYFGDLDVLLLDLPPGTGDIAISVGQILPHAEVIVVTTPQPAASGVAVRSGILARELNQRVIGVVETMSPMQLADGTAFEPFGAGGGAAVAARLSASGAEVPLLASIPFSTGLRAGGDSGVPVVVADPEDPAARAFGKLAEKLAVRPRGLSGRRLPVSLASAC
- a CDS encoding carboxymuconolactone decarboxylase family protein, whose amino-acid sequence is MTQLTQPRISPRPTEDWDAEVDSALSVLATHGAGGQAAPQLTPETRPKSNILGIYAWHPELMRGWMPYSNHLRHSSLSDRVREITIIRTTWLGYGEYEWAQHVRMSRAAGWLTDDEITALSEGPDAALWSDNDATLVRAIDGMCRHKNVIDETWQALEAQFNRQQLLDLLFTVGTYDFHCMVFRTMGLELEPGMESFPEGHSPEPAE
- a CDS encoding IclR family transcriptional regulator, producing the protein MSSAAEKADRESVEGLRRRHPLARGIELLTLMTDSDRDTHGVRELAGRLDVSPSTAHRLIADLEKLGLVSRTANGSYRLGLEYLRLAWTTTERYPIQEVSRDTLLELTEQSGESSFFAVYGEQRLQMMFTLVVESSHPLRYTLPMRQQIPLHAGASGLAILAFLPAQIQDRIAHGPLHAATDRTLVEPQSLFDRLAMIRSDGYAITHGERIDGAIAIASPVFGPAGTVVGSAGISMPEARFNAAHSSSLAGLVKESARQITDYLTGARDPRTGIVRR
- a CDS encoding FAD-dependent oxidoreductase, translated to MTTTADVLVIGGGGSGLSAAISAATSGATVILLEKCPKVGGSTAMSVGSFTAANTSYQYRAGVNDSIELFVADMKVANGQFEDRENKELRRILAENAGTTVEWLSSIGVQFLGPTPEPPYEKPRMHNVLPNSSAYASALLRECKKRGVEVRTSMRVDKLLRNAAGEIIGARANGTDFFGRRGVILATGDYSASTEMKAEFVGEAAAKIPPVNPNNTGDGFKLGTDAGGVMIQMDRLYEGLRFAPSTRPDPIKILPSHPLLSKAMRLVVERLPKKLLAYVIRGALTSWVGPNNTMYQAGAILIGHSGKRIANEDSDKLMARAAAADEKNTAFMIFDERVAKKFSAWPHPVSTFPGVAYAYVDDYKRFRPDVYHRAETIEELAASIGVATSVLKSTVDEWNAEVANGKDSRFGRQHLGDGVSEGPFCALGPMNAYITLADGGLAVDTQLRVTQADGEAIPGLWAAGSTGQGGLQLLNHGLHIGWAMVSGRLAGRNVAHAPDRLDLQSVETAAEYSAGTRVPPLGDGMTGRLASRCERDRKPAS